The DNA region AGGTGATGTCCGGATTCGGCCGGACCGGCCGGTGGTTCGCGGTCGACCATTGGGACATCGTGCCCGACATCATGACGATGGCGAAGGGGATCACGTCCGCGTACGTGCCTCTGGGTGCCGTGGGGATGCGGCCGCGGGTGGCGAAGGCGTTTACCGATCGGGCGTTTCCTGGCGGCCTCACCTACAACAGCCATCCGCTCGCCTGTGCGGCCGCGCTGGCCACGCTGGCGGTGTACGAAGAAGAGAACCTCATCGCCCGAGCCGCCCGTATGGGCGAGAGACTCCGCACAGGCCTGCAGGAACTGCAGCGACTCCATCCCTCGGTTGGCGCCACGCGATCGATTGGCCTGTTCGGAGTGGTGGAACTGGTGCGCAATCGGCGGACGTACGAGCCGATGGCGCCGTACGGCGGCACGTCCGACGAGATGATCGCGATAGGCCGCTTCTTCCGCGAGCACGGGCTCTACACCTTCGTCCGCGTCAACACGTTCTTCACGAACCCGCCGCTCGTGATTTCGGAACAGCAACTTGATGAGGGACTGGCTATCATCGACCAGGCGCTCGAGATGACAGACAGAACTGTGGACGGTTAACCCCGCCGCCGCATCGTGATCGCGGGCGATGACCATATTGCAGCAGGAGGGAGGCGATGACCGCAGAGCCAGCGAGGCGTCGACCAGTACTCATCGGCCTTCCCTACGACGCCAGTTCGTCGCACCTGCGCGGGTCGGCCGGGGCACCGCCCGCGATTCGCGCGGCTCTGCGCTCTCCCGCGGGCAACTGGTGGACCGAGGCGCTGCAGGATCTCGCCGCGCCCGGAGGCCTCGCGGACGCTGGCGATCTCGCCCTGCCGCCGAACGCAGGAGCCTGGCCGTTGATTGAGGCAGGCATCGGCCGTATCCTCGACAATGGCGAGGTGCCGATCGCGCTGGGCGGAGACCACTCCGTAACCTATCCGATCCTGCGTGCGCTCGGACCTCGACATCCCGGGCTCACGATTCTCCACATCGATGCGCATCCGGATCTGTACGACCACTTCGAAGGCGACCGTCACTCTCACGCGTGCCCGTTTGCGCGGATCATGGAGGAGGGGCTGGCCGCACGGCTTGTGCAGGTCGGCATCCGCGCGATGACCGGCCACCAGCGCGATCAGGCCGCGAAGTTCGGCGTTGACGTGATCGACATGCGGGCTTGGGCCGCGGGCGTCAGGCCCACGGTGCGCGGCCCCATTTATGCATCAATCGATCTTGACGGGATCGACCCGGCATTCGCTCCAGGCGTGGCGCATCGCGAGCCTGGCGGCCTGACCGTCCGCGAGTGTCTCGATCTGATCCAGCGCCTGCCGCTGCCGCTCGCGGGAGCCGATGTCGTGGAACTCAATCCAGGCTGCGATCCATCCGGCATAACGGCGACGCTCGCGGCCAAGCTCGTCAAGGAACTGGCGGGCCGGATGATGGGGGACGTGATGTAGGGGCGCGATTCATCGCGCCCGAGCAAATGGCGAGGCCGCGTCAGGGGCGCAATCAATTGCGCCCCTACACGCCGTCCAGGGCCAGGAATCTTGCGTCTTCGGGCACGTCGATCGCGAACACGTCGTGCAACAGTGGAACCAGCTCCGCCCGGGAGATCTCGCGGCGTTCCACCTGATCGCCTCGATGCACGGAAAAAACGAGATTGTGCAGGACGTAACGGGCATCCAGCGCCGTCCGCTGTGCCATCAGCGTCTCGACAAACCGGCTTTCTGGATGCGTGCTCGTAAACCAGTTGGCCACCACGAAGTCGACCGGGAACACCGGCACAGGAAGAATCGCGTAAAGGTCGTCCCAATCGCCTGACCGCTCGACCTGCAGCACCCACGTCCGATCTTCGTTGACGATCCGGTACACGCGCCCGTACTGTTCGGACGAGCTGCCGTCGATGGCCACCGGATCAATGATGCCGTCGCTGCCAAAACCGACGTCGGCCAGCCACGTCCGGCCCGCGCACACCACCTTCAGGACCATATGGGTGCGCGCCCGCAGAACCCCAGACGCATTCTGCCGAACCCGCGCTTCGCACGTGTGGCATTCGAACCCGACGGCGCGAAGGGCGTGCACGAGGAGGGTGTTCTGCTCGAAGCAATAGCCGCCGCGCCGCTGCCGGACCATCTTCTCCTGCAGGTCATTGGCATCCAGGGAGATCGTCTTTCCCATCTGGATGTCCAGGTTCTCGAATGGAATCCCAGTGAGGTGGGCGCGGTGCAGCACGCCCAGCGTGGGCACGTCCGGTCGCGGGTCGGCGGCGACGCCAATCCGCCTGAGGTAGCGCGCCAGGTCAAATGACGTGTCCATCGGATGGATCATGCCACAGGAACGGCTTCAGCCAACCCCACCTGATGTGGCGGCAGTCGAGATCGCGGTCGAGCAGGAGCGGCGGCGTGCCGAGGGCCGCGACGGCCTGGTGGAAGCGCTGTGCCCGGTACGCGCCATTCGCGGCGACCGGCTGTCGGGAGCGTGATTCCTGATAGAGTTCGGATTCTCCATAGAAAGGATGGCAGCATGAGCGTCACCGATCCTCTCCTCGCTCCGATGACGGGCACCAATCACCGGGTCATCGCGGGCGTGCAACTTGACATCGCGAAAGCCGGCATCGGCCGCGTCAAGCGCGCCGTGTACCCGGTGGGGTTCCGGTGGGACACCCACATGAAGCCAATCACCGGCACGGACCACTGCATGCACGCGCACGTGGGGTTTATCGCGCGCGGCCGGGTGCAGATCCGATACGAGGACGGATGCGAGGCGGATTTTGCCGCACCTGCGGTGTTTGTCATCGAGCCCGGTCACGAAGGCTGGGTTGTCGGTGACGAGCCGGCCGTCATGATCGAATTCGATTTCGAGGGCGAGACCGACACCCGTTTCGGCCTGCCCGGCAGGCACACGCACGGGTAGACATTCGGCCGGTGCCTGATTCGCCGTTAGTTGCCGCCGCCGATGCGGTCCGCGAGCACCCCCACGCCGAGCGCGTAGGCGTGGGCGCAATTGTAGCCGAGCAGCGCCTCGTAGTTGCTGTAGACAAGGAACGTGCGCGAATCGACGCGCACCAGCGACGCCTCAAGCGTCGTGCCAGGCAGAGGTGCCCCGTTGATTTGCCTGACGCCGAGCGTTCGCCACTCTCGGATCGGCTTCGACTCGGTCATCTGCCTGATGGCCTGGCACGAACCCGTCACACGGAGCAGCACCATTTCCGCCACTCGCGTCGCCGCGGCCTCGTCGACCTTGACCTCCCGGCCCCAACGCACGCCAGGCGTCCACCCGTGCTCCTTCAAGAAGTTGGCGATGGAGGCGAACACGTCACCCGTGGAGGACCAGATATTGCGCTGGCCATCTTCATCGAAATCCACCGCATAGCGAAGGTAACTCGATGGCATGAACTGCGGCTGGCCCATCGCGCCAGCCCAGGAGCCCTTGAGGATGTCGAGCCGGATGTCCTGCCGATCGAGAATCTCCAGCGCCGCGAACAATTCGTTCCGGAAGAGGCCGGGGCGATGCGGATCGTAGGCGAGCGTGGCCAGCGCGGCGATGGTTGGCCACGTCCCCGAGAAGCGGCCGTAATTCGACTCCATACCCCAGATGGCGACCAGCGTGCCGGCGCCGACGCCGTACTTCGCCGCGACCTGGCGCAACAGCCCCGCGTGCGTGCGCGCCATTTTGCGGCCGGTCTTGACAAACGCTGCGGTCAACCGGCGCTTCAGGTATTGATTGAACGTGAGCGTCAGCTCGGCCTGTGTTCTGTCGCGTTCAACGATGACCGCCAGTGGTTCGACATTGGCGAGCGCTGACTCGACGGTCTTTGCCGTGATGCCTCGCGCGAGGGCCTCCTGCCTCAGCGCGGCCAGCCACTCTCCAAACGGCGGCCGGGGCTGTTCGGGTGCCGGCGCAACGACTTGGCTCTGAACGGCCTGAGCCGCGGCCGGCACCTGCTGCGCCGCCCGAGGCGTTGTGGACAGCACGAGCGCCAAGGCCAGCGCGACGCCGGCCAGCCTTCCCGCGGGCGTCTTCACGACATCGCCTTGTCGAGTCGCGCACACAGCGTCTTGATCACCTTCAGCCGGGCGTAGTTCTTGTCGTTGCTTTCGACGAGCGTCCACGGGGCCTCATGCGTGCTGGTGTGTTCGATCGTGTCGTTGACCGCCATCTCATACGGCTGCCATTTCGTCCGGTTCCGCCAGTCCTCCTCGGTGATCTTCCAGGTCTTGTAGGGTGTCTTCTCGCGTTCCTTGAACCGGCGGAGCTGTTCGTCCTCGGTGATATGCAGCCAGTACTTGAGAAGCACGATGCCGTGGTGCAGGAGCTGGTTCTCGAATTGATTGATCTCCGCGTAGGCGCGCATCCACTCCCTCTCGGTCGCGAATCCCTCGACCCGCTCGACCAGCACTCTGCCGTACCAACTGCGATCGAAGACGGTGAGGCGTCCCGACCGAGGCAGATGACGCCAGAACCGCCACAGGTAGTGATGCGCGCGCTCCTCGTCGGTCGGCGCGGCAATCGGGATCACCTGGTACTGCCGCGCCTCGAGCGCGTCGGTCACGCGCCGGATCGCCCCGCCCTTCCCGGCGGCATCCCACCCTTCGAACACGAGGATGGTTGACAACCCCTTGGCGCTGGCCTTCCGCTGCAGAACATTGAGCCTGCCCTGGTTTCGCTCCAGCTCCCGGCTGGCCTTGTCCCTGGCAACCGCGCGTGTCATGTCCAGACTCGACAGGATCGACGTCGCGCTCCGGCTGCTCGTCGCGCCCCGCTTTCTGGCGTCGGGTGCCGGCCGGGCAGGGGTCGCGATGGCGGCCTTCGCGTCCCCCCGCTCCTGGAGGTGGCGCCGAATC from Acidobacteriota bacterium includes:
- the speB gene encoding agmatinase, which encodes MTAEPARRRPVLIGLPYDASSSHLRGSAGAPPAIRAALRSPAGNWWTEALQDLAAPGGLADAGDLALPPNAGAWPLIEAGIGRILDNGEVPIALGGDHSVTYPILRALGPRHPGLTILHIDAHPDLYDHFEGDRHSHACPFARIMEEGLAARLVQVGIRAMTGHQRDQAAKFGVDVIDMRAWAAGVRPTVRGPIYASIDLDGIDPAFAPGVAHREPGGLTVRECLDLIQRLPLPLAGADVVELNPGCDPSGITATLAAKLVKELAGRMMGDVM
- a CDS encoding arylamine N-acetyltransferase, whose amino-acid sequence is MDTSFDLARYLRRIGVAADPRPDVPTLGVLHRAHLTGIPFENLDIQMGKTISLDANDLQEKMVRQRRGGYCFEQNTLLVHALRAVGFECHTCEARVRQNASGVLRARTHMVLKVVCAGRTWLADVGFGSDGIIDPVAIDGSSSEQYGRVYRIVNEDRTWVLQVERSGDWDDLYAILPVPVFPVDFVVANWFTSTHPESRFVETLMAQRTALDARYVLHNLVFSVHRGDQVERREISRAELVPLLHDVFAIDVPEDARFLALDGV
- a CDS encoding lytic murein transglycosylase, whose translation is MKTPAGRLAGVALALALVLSTTPRAAQQVPAAAQAVQSQVVAPAPEQPRPPFGEWLAALRQEALARGITAKTVESALANVEPLAVIVERDRTQAELTLTFNQYLKRRLTAAFVKTGRKMARTHAGLLRQVAAKYGVGAGTLVAIWGMESNYGRFSGTWPTIAALATLAYDPHRPGLFRNELFAALEILDRQDIRLDILKGSWAGAMGQPQFMPSSYLRYAVDFDEDGQRNIWSSTGDVFASIANFLKEHGWTPGVRWGREVKVDEAAATRVAEMVLLRVTGSCQAIRQMTESKPIREWRTLGVRQINGAPLPGTTLEASLVRVDSRTFLVYSNYEALLGYNCAHAYALGVGVLADRIGGGN
- the pap gene encoding polyphosphate:AMP phosphotransferase, with the protein product MFEAAELGRKVSKDEYKAREITLREDLLAAQNALRADGSCSALIVFGGVDGAGKGETVNLLNTWMDPRWIVTTAFGDPSDEERERPEYWRYWRAMPPRGRIGMFLSSWYSRPILDRVHGRIDRNGFEERLNRIVEFEQMLADDGALILKFWMHLGKDAQQKRLRALEKDPLTRWRVSKLDWKHWRMYDKFVGAAERTIRQTSRGEAPWLIVEGADSRYRSLTVGTAIRDAIRRHLQERGDAKAAIATPARPAPDARKRGATSSRSATSILSSLDMTRAVARDKASRELERNQGRLNVLQRKASAKGLSTILVFEGWDAAGKGGAIRRVTDALEARQYQVIPIAAPTDEERAHHYLWRFWRHLPRSGRLTVFDRSWYGRVLVERVEGFATEREWMRAYAEINQFENQLLHHGIVLLKYWLHITEDEQLRRFKEREKTPYKTWKITEEDWRNRTKWQPYEMAVNDTIEHTSTHEAPWTLVESNDKNYARLKVIKTLCARLDKAMS